A region of the Parambassis ranga chromosome 24, fParRan2.1, whole genome shotgun sequence genome:
AACCGCTAGCTGCGTAGCCGTCCCGTAACAAACTGCGTGTACTCACCGCTTCAAAAACAATGAGCCCAGTGAGGGTTCGCCTGTTAAACTTTACAGTCCTGACGCTTAGAAAACGTGCGTTTCGTTTTCACACGGAAGGACGGGAAATGCAGAACTTCTGTCCTGGTCCTCTTCAGAGGGTCGCGCTGAGCCGCTGCAGTGAGTTTTGTCCAGGCGCAGTCAGGACGTTTGTAGCCATTGCTGTGTGTGAATCTGCGCCTGTTGTTGTGAGCCGTCTCCCTGGCAACACCGCGGCTCCACAGCGCCTCCTTTCTGTCAGGCACGCAGTGGCCATTTCTGCCAAACTGGAGCCAGTTTGAGATTAAGACTGTTAATCAGTGATTAAATCAGTGACGCAGATCTTTAactcaacaacagcaacaccaCAATATTTAAGGATACATATAATTCACAACTAcacacttctctttgtttccaaAGCTGCACAGATCAACATGTTCACACCCACAGTCACAAAACACCAAAGGATTTGGCTATGGAAATATATTTGAAATAACACACATAAAATGGATtcatacataaataaattgtgtgattgACCTAATGTGATGTGACAGTAAACTTCAGGTTTGTGCCCTGTGTGTTCTGGGTGCTCACAACAGTCCTGACACCTGGATCCCATCAGGGGTTTGTACCCACTGCTGCAGGCAGTCTGTGGATGGACAGCTACAGATGCAGAACAGCAGACCACTGAGGAaaacacatacaacacacacagcaggaaggcaGCAGGAGAAAACAGCCCACAACTGACCACAGTCTAACAAAGTCATGGCATCCCCTGATAAATACACTCTGCACATGAAGGTGACGAATATGCAGTCATTTCCTACGATCATCTTCACACTGATCCCCTTAAATTCAACACATTTTCTACACGTCCACACTGATGAATTTAACTAAGTTCTTGTCACAGCGTTATTAATCATCTCAGGCTAATGGGATCTGCTGCCATTTCACCTTgcagagaagaacagaaagTGTCTAATCTCATGCTGCCTCAGAAATATCTTCACCAAAGCTGGGAGCTGCCTCTTTcctgctgtatttttttattaggtTAATCCTCTCTGACACCTCTGTGCTTAACCTCTTTTTCCTCGTTAGGCTCACTCTGCTGCCAGTTCCACATTCTTAAACACTTACTTTCCTAGAAAGAGAGACTGATTCACTCCAACGCAGCTGATTTCTTTTGTTTAGCTAAGAAGTACAAATATACAATAATGTAAAAACCACAATTACAACAATCTACGATGATTATATGAGTAAATATTCAAACATTTCAGAAATAATACGGTAAGGGATTTTTGGTACTTTTCTCTTAATGAGGGGGTGTTTTTTATTAGTCACATTTACCAAGCTTCATGCACTCCTCTGGGCTGCCAATGAAGaaagtcactgtgtgttttcaagtattatatattttattaaaaaaggaAACCCAAcaagaacttttttttacataatgatCAAGGATTTTTATTATCTTAGTCTCTTTCATCAGTTTCATATCATTACAGAAAATGTTATAGTACAGCGTTGTTCAATGTCTCCTCATTGCTTAATAATTTCCTTAGGAGTGCTGGTCACATATATCTGTACAATATGGTTCTTATTTTTTCTGTACATTTTTTGTGAAGTTGGTTAAAAAGGCTGTCAGCACTTAAAGAAGctgtttcttttcattctttttattttttttcttaaatagtTGATCAAATAAAATTTTTTCTCTCCAGGTTCAGCTCGCCCCCGGTGGGGTTCAGGGCAGAGTTTACGCCCGGTCACCGCGAATATAAGGAAGCTTCAGGGTCTGGGCCGATTGGGGTtgtgctcccccccccccccccccgcatcCCTCCCCCAACCCCTCCCCTCCAGACACCGCCTCTTCCCTGCCCAGGCATTTGGCACTGCGCACATAAACAAGACTCACAAGATAAACAACAAGCAAAGCTCTTTGTGAAGCCATTATGATGCATACtaatgagagaaaaacagaagtgtCACCTTGATGGGTGCTCAAAAGAGGAAGTGGCCTTGGTGTGCCCCCACCTCCGATCTTCCTCCAAGCTGAGCACCGTGGGAAATCTGGAGTCTTCCTCaatgttttcttcattttcaaaaaacagattattttttttcccactaaagatgagaaaataataatttcttctttttttttgtcctggcAGGCACCTACAGCTGTCTATTAAAATGCTACTGCTATAGATAAGGTCTAGCATTGAACACACAAAGCAATTGCAATGAAAGGAACAAAGTTGCcttaatataataatgataataagaagaataatgataataataataagaataatcataataatatatTACAGAATAAATCTCTTTTtataattagattttttttcattaaaagttatattttctttgtttgaaATACTATAatctttttaaattaattttttcATATGTATCTAGGTTGTGATCAAGATGTTGACTATACCTCAACGTTATCCAAATCAATAAAAACTAGCTGTGCCGTTGCATATTACAGAATAGTCAATGATATGTGGACATGCACCGTGAACCACCCATTCCAACCCGCGCTATATGACGCCacctctccctctgtgatgaCATCATAGCCGGCCGATGACCATGACGTCGACCACCTCGCCCTTGTGCAGCTCCACGTATTGCTCTGTTTTCGGAGGTAGCATCAGGAGCCCGTTAGCGCTGCGCATActcatcagtctgctgctcacCTGGTTTCCTGTGACCGAGACACAGATCCGTATTCTTTAAATTAGAGCTAAAAACCAACGAATGACAGGGAATGATAAATTCAGCAACTTATGCCTGAGTCAGACGTGCAGCTGCCAATCCTGATGGTGCTCTGTTAGCTGCTGTACCTGTGCTCTGTGCCCACGGCAAAGGCTCCTGGTGATGCCACGTCAAAATGCAGCGGTGGTATTCAGGGCGAGGGTCTAGCTTCACATCACAAGACAactaaatttaaaacaaaaacatacagtcacaacagagaaaaaaaatcttttactCATATCAACCTCCCAAATTATTTAGCATTATCCCACCATTTGCCACCAGACTTAGGAGATAGACAGTAAACTTTTCTTCATGAATTACTCACAATAATTACGCTTAAAAAATAAGAGAATGCAAAAATTCCTGGTATTTTCCCAGAATTCTCTCTGACCTGTCTGTGGCTTCAGACCGTCAGTCCAACCACTAAGTGGCGGTAATGCATTGAAGTTGATTTGGTTTATAGGAGCACTGGACTCTGGGTAGCACCTATAATGGCTGAGGACCACATCTCTGACTTGATGATGCTACTTTGGGACATGACCTGTGCCTACTCAGTGTATACCTTCAGGTCAGGTCTGATTGGTTCCTTTGCTAAGTCAGAACAAAACATTGTGGTCATAAATATGTATGAAGCAGATGATGAAAATGGTATTAAATCATGAGCTAAGGTGCAAATGACTGCAACAATACACCCTGGAACATAACtgtaaatattcacattttaccCTCTGTTGTGTCCACACTCAAATGTCCACACACGAGAAAAGAAATAATATATATGTGTTTTCTACAAAAACACTCAGCACATGCAGGTTGCTCTCTGCATCCTACCCTCGCTTTGATGATGGTTGGCCGAGGGTCCAAAATGCCCTGCATCTTCCTCAAGGCAGGGATAACAAAAAGATTACAGGTGACAACAGCTGACACAGGGTTTCCTAGGACAGAGGgacggacagagagaggacaccgGCAAAACAGAGGAGAAAATATATGAGTAACATCTCTGTGCAGGCAGCTGATAAATCACTCTTTCTCTCAACTTCACACACTACCTGGGAGGGCAAAGATTAGTTTGCGAGCACCATCTATGTCCAAGGTGGCAAATGTTGTTGGGAGACTGAAAGAGAACATATGTTGTCTTTAGCATTGATAATGCAGTGTAACAATGTTATACAAATAATAACAAAGCTGATTGAACAGAAGAGACATGCAGCAATATTCCAAAAGTTAAAATATTTCCATTTAGATGTGCCTGTTTGGCTCCTGTGGAGACATTTCCTGAAATATTTTGCTGGTGTTTTGTAACAATGGACCAGACCCAAACCTCCAAAACAGTGAGATCTGCATTAAGGTTTTGGTCTCAGCATTCAGGAATGTTGCTAGTGGACTACCTGGAAAAGGGGCCACATTATGTCATGACAGAGGTCACGACGTTGACCTCTGGGAAGCCGAACAGACAAGTGTTCAAATGCTCCAGCCCAGAAATACACagtagtgatgatgatgaagggcaTCCTCACAAAAGGACCATCTCCGCCTGTCTAAGACCTCTAAAAAGTACTACGCTATGTTGGAAAGTAAATTTGCATGGCCACAAACATACCAGTCAATCATCATATACCAGTACAATAATCACATATTTATGTCTGTGGATTACTACTGTGTTGTAACTTGTAATTTCCTTTTCTCACCCTGGTTTCATGAAAACACGACCGAAATGGATCTGAGCATGAAGATCAATATCCAGCACCTGTTTAAGGTAGTCCTAGAAGAGAATGACAAGAACTATTATTATCAACAACACCTGAACAATCTGATTAAATATCGATTAAAACTATAAGTCTCATATATAAACTACCTCAAACCACCTTCCTGTAAGATAATGTCTGTCATtaccactaggtgtcagtgAAACACAACTTCATGAATGGACCTCTGCAGGCTCTGCTGTTGTACTGTACCTTCTCTCCCATGGACACTCCTCCTGAGgtgatgatgacatcagcaCGGCTGATGCCTTCATTCAGAGCATTAAGAAGGTCATCGGGGCTGCGAAGCATGGAGGAACATACCCATATGTTAACCACCAACTCCACCACAGAGCACGAAGGGAAATAAcaggaggaaaaggaaagtTCTGAATAAGACTGGAGTAATCAGAAGGCGTACTTGTCTCCTACGATGCCCAGGTTGATAGTGGGGTAGCCATGTTCCTGGATTGTAGCCAGCAGGGTGGAGCGATTGCTGTCCCTGATCTTCCCAGGATGGAGGTCATCCTCTGGGTTTAGCAGCTGCAGCGACACATCAGGAGGAATAAAATATTAGACACTGGTAATGCATTTGGAAGCCATCTTTAAAGTCAACAGAAACCTGTATGTAAAAGTGTCAACAACTACTGCTGATTACCATTATTAGATTTGGGCAACATTTTAACCAAGATTAAACTGCATTCAGTTCACACAGAACAATCCAGAAATCTGTTTAAAGGAAGCCACCTGGTCACACATCAACATGTTCATCGCAGCTGAAAGAGCAGATGAAACAGCTGAACACATGCAGGGTTGTTTGTGCTGTGCTGATTGAGCAGAAATATGTGAACATACTGAAATGGTGTGTGTGACAAAAtcacaaaatgaaaataatggATGTGTACCTCATTTCCTGTGGACATGACAGCAACCACAGGGAACTTCTGGACCTCCACCTCTGTGACTCCAACAGTGGCCAGAAGGCCGATTTCAGATGGGCCCATGTGGGTGCCCTTTGCCAGCACACACTCCCCTCGCTTAATGTCATGACCGATAGGCCTGTAGAGAGATAAGCATCATGGATTCAAACCTGCTGATGATTCTGATTTTAGTATCAAAACAGAGTCACACACTCACCTGATGTCCTGCCCTGGACGAGCCTGGACTAGGATTCgtacctccagctcctctgtgccCTAAAAGTCAAAccatctttcatttttttaagcaaGAACcatatttgtttgttgtctATCTAATAGTAACCGGAAAGGGGCGTTCATCGTCACTGGAAAAATGGCACACTTACATCTTCAGACTCACGCAGGAGCTCGGTATCTTCCACCTGGACTACAGCGTCTGCCCCACAGGGTATAGGGGCACCCGTCGTCACCCTCATCACCTGACCAGGCATCACTGTGTGGGTGGGCTGCTCGGGcgcagaaacaaaacacaaatgtaaacacaatgGCTTGTTTCACCTTCAGGTCAAATTATGAGCACACAGTAAATGTGCTGAGAGGTGTTGGAGAGGCGCGCAGCCTTCTCCTGTCTCAAAGGTCTAATGTGTTTCTAGTTTGGCAGCACTTTGACTTGTGAGTCCTGCTTTGTTGTGAAGAGCTCTTCATCACCTCCAAAGGGAGCTCACTGATGTGCAATTACATCCGGTCAAGCCGTGAAGGTGAAGGACAAAAGTACTTTATTTTAATATctaggttgtgtgtgtgtgcgtgttagtCTCTTTTTCCAATATGGGGACCATGTGAACACAGACCTGTTCTCCAGCTTGGGACTCTCCAATGATGAAGCGGTCGCCTGGGCCGTCAGCCGctgaaataaaagaaagatTTAAAAGCATTGCACGTGTGCATGTGTCCTTTACGTTGTGTGTATGGGAGTTTGAAGATTTAGTTATTAATCATTGCCacatttccatccatccatcatccgaacccgcttcgtcctgcagtgcagggtcacagacGGCTGGAGCCTATGTCAGCTCTCTATGGGTGAGAAGCggccacatttttattttaaggtGTACACAGACTACAGCCAAATCAGTGAGAGGAAGAAACTAACTAACAAAGAATTAGGAGGATGTTGGCAGGATGAGGAAGGACAAAGGACACTTGCCAGCCATTTAAGAACTATGGTTAGCATCACAATCCTTTAACCTTTGATCTTTTCTGTTCTTGATTGTAATACTTGCACATCTTGTTCAAACAACACCACCAGCCCAGCACAGACAGGCAGTCTCTGACACTATGTAAAGAGAACTTGTGACCTACAGTATGCAACCTTTGGACACCCATACACCCAGCTTTGGAACTTAGGTAGTCCCTGTCTCCATGTTGCACCTGTTCTGAGGCAAAGCCAGCTCTGGATTATTACCTCCCACACTTACAGTCAAGCCACTAACTTCTCTAAAACGGCACATGCACTATTTTACAACCCCTCCCCTGTTTAGGTCCCACATTGTACAGCCTCAATTTTCTTGCAGTTCACACAGGGAGGAAAAGCCTCCATTGTTCCTGATTCTGGTGTCCGCTGTTCTTCACTAACTGGGACAGTAAGGTCATTTAAGAAAGAGGAAAGGCACACTGGCCTGGTTAGTGTCAGGGTTGCATCGTGCGGGACACACTGCTCACCTGACATTCACATTATTAGGTGCCTTCAAATCATGATTTTACATCTGACCTCCTCTACTGAAAGGATCTGACATAGACAGGCAGCAAAATGTGGTAAAGACAAAACTGAGAGGCGAGAAATATTTCACGTCACCTGCCATAATCTTTGCTTCTTACCTCTCACAGCATAACCATCCTTGACAGAAGCAGGGAAGGGTGGCAGGTTGTCTTTGGCATAAACGTCCTGAGCCAGGACTCGACCCATCCCATCTGTGGGAGAGAAGGAAGAACATGAGGAGAAGCTGGTgaagggtggaggagggagagaaccAGTGCATCTGACTCGGATGCAGATACAGAGAGACGTGTGtgccagaggtgtgtgtgtgtgtgtgtgttgtagaagGAGACAGAGTGTGACACCGTGCATCAGGATCTCTCTGCATGACTCACCACCTGACcagcacacatgaacacacacactctccttaTTCTATTTTAGTTAACTGATTCACGCAGAGCAGGCGGAGGCATGTGAGTGTCCCTGTCCAAATTTCTTAACCACTTCCACATGCCAGACAACTTAAAAACCTTCGTGGAGGAAGAATGCAGACGCCTCACTAAGACAATGGCTCACAGAGAGTGAGTAAGGCAAGAAAGACAGAATAAGTGAGAAGGAGAGTGGGTGGAAGAAAGAAATCCAGCACTAAAATACCTTAAGCTGCTGTGTGGCTATTTATAGCATTTCTGTGCACCTTTATGCTGTGATTATGTGGGTGTTAATATGAAGATCTAAGCTTTGATATCAATGAGAACAaaatatgcatgcacacacagacacccacacacatgcagatgacAGTAATAACAAGCTGCTGTAAATAATTCATATCAGTTGTAGAAGAAGACGCACATGCTCTTGTCCAATCCTCACATCTTTTCTTAAAGTCAACAGCATTTGAGatattctggtgttttttttttaaatcacaaccTGCTTCTCCTTCTCCAAGCTGCCATTTAAGCAGCTTGTTAAAACCATGTGCTGAAGCTGAGCACTGAGAAAATGAGAAGATGTCTTGTTGTTGCAGCAGAAAAGTGTGATGAAAACATCTCCTGTAGTACGTCCAGATTTTAAAAAGGGTTA
Encoded here:
- the gphnb gene encoding gephyrin b isoform X6, encoding MASDGMILTNHDHQIRVGVLTVSDSCFRNLAEDRSGINLKDLVHDPSLLPSRLSVHPKEEFWLGGMIAAYKIVPDEIDEIKETLVDWCDEKELNLILTTGGTGFAPRDVTPEATKEVIEREAPGMSLAMLMGSLNVTPLGMLSRPVCGIRGKTLIINLPGSKKGSQECFQFILPALPHAIDLLRDAVVKVKEAADELEDLPSPPPPLSPPPNSSPRRQTEDKGVQCEEEDEEKKDSGVASTEDSSSSHITAASIAAKIPDSIISRGVQVLPRDAASLSTTPSESPRAQATSRLSTASCPTPKASRREFRAHLDEVITLKSRYSTLDQVQSRCSSKENILRSSHSAVDITKVARRHRMSPFPLTSMDKAFITVLEMTAVLGTEIINYRDGMGRVLAQDVYAKDNLPPFPASVKDGYAVRAADGPGDRFIIGESQAGEQPTHTVMPGQVMRVTTGAPIPCGADAVVQVEDTELLRESEDGTEELEVRILVQARPGQDIRPIGHDIKRGECVLAKGTHMGPSEIGLLATVGVTEVEVQKFPVVAVMSTGNELLNPEDDLHPGKIRDSNRSTLLATIQEHGYPTINLGIVGDNPDDLLNALNEGISRADVIITSGGVSMGEKDYLKQVLDIDLHAQIHFGRVFMKPGLPTTFATLDIDGARKLIFALPGRNPVSAVVTCNLFVIPALRKMQGILDPRPTIIKARLSCDVKLDPRPEYHRCILTWHHQEPLPWAQSTGNQVSSRLMSMRSANGLLMLPPKTEQYVELHKGEVVDVMVIGRL